Proteins found in one Pseudophryne corroboree isolate aPseCor3 chromosome 3 unlocalized genomic scaffold, aPseCor3.hap2 SUPER_3_unloc_25, whole genome shotgun sequence genomic segment:
- the LOC134983818 gene encoding zinc finger protein 585A-like isoform X2, whose amino-acid sequence MLSPDCDIIQDSPGDNPITPIIHPALSADPSDPGKCSPDHSDIGASVTALRVDTVFPCSIDTKCFTQNTKLITHHPAKAGERPLICSECGKCFACNSNLATHQRSHSGENPFSCSECGKCFAFKSHFVTHQHTHTGEKPYSCSECGKCFTQKSALVTHQRSHTGEKPYSCSECGICFAQKPNLVTHQRSHTGEKPYFCSECGKCFAVKSHFVTHQHTHTGEKPYSCSECGKCFTQKSALVTHQRSHTGEKPYSCSECGICFAQKPNLATHQRSHSGENPFSCSECGKCFAFKSHFVTHQHTHTGEKPYSCSECGKCFTQKSALVTHQRSHTGEKPYSCSECGICFAQKPNLVTHQRSHTGEKPFSCSECGKCFTQKSALVTHQRSHTGEKPYSCSECGICFAQKPNLVTHQRSHTGEKPYFCSECGKCFAVKSVLVTHQRSHTGEKPFSCSECGKCFTQKSALVTHQRSHTGEKPYSCSECGKCFAQKPNLVTHQRSHTGEKPYFCSECGKCFTQKSALVTHQRSHTGEKPFSCSECGKCFAQKSHFVIHQHTHTGEKPYSCSECGKCFTQKSALVTHQRSHTGEKPYSCSECGICFAQKPNLATHQRTHSGEKPYSCSECGKCFTQKSALVTHQRSHTGEKPYSCSECGICFAQKPNLVTHQRSHTGEKPYFCSECGKCFAVKSVLVTHQRSHTGEKPFSCSECGKCFTQKSALVTHQRSHTGEKPYSCSECGKCFAQKPNLVTHQRSHTGEKPFSCSECGKCFTQKSALVTHQRSHTGEKPYSCSECGICFAQKPNLVTHQRSHTGEKPYFCSECGKCFAVKSVLVTHQRSHTGEKPFSCSECGKCFTQKSALVTHQRSHTGEKPYSCSECGKCFAQKPNLVTHQRSHTGEKPYFCSECGKCFTQKSALVTHQRSHTGEKPYSCSECGKCFAQKPNLVTHQRSHTGEKPFSCSECGKCFAWKSQLVTHQRFHR is encoded by the exons atgttatccccggattgtgacattatacaggattctccaggagataatcccattaccccaattatacatccagctctatcagctgatccctctgatcctgggaaatgttctcctgatcactctgatattggtgcatctgttacagctctgagagtagatacagtgtttccatgttctatagataccaaatgttttacacagaacacaaagcttattacccatcatccagctaaggcaggtgagaggccactgatatgttctgagtgtgggaaatgttttgcatgcaactcaaatcttgctacacatcagagaagtcactcaggtgagaatccgttttcctgttctgagtgtgggaaatgttttgcattcaaatcacattttgttactcatcagcatactcacacaggtgagaagccgtattcctgttctgagtgtgggaaatgttttacacagaaatcagctcttgttacacatcagagaagtcacacaggtgagaagccgtattcctgttctgagtgtggtatatgttttgcacagaaaccaaatcttgttacacatcagagaagtcacacaggtgagaagccgtatttctgttctgagtgtgggaaatgtttcgcagttaaatcacattttgttactcatcagcatactcacacaggtgagaagccgtattcctgttctgagtgtgggaaatgttttacacagaaatcagctcttgttacacatcagagaagtcacacaggtgagaagccgtattcctgttctgagtgtggtatatgttttgcacagaaaccaaatcttgctacacatcagagaagtcactcaggtgagaatccgttttcctgttctgagtgtgggaaatgttttgcattcaaatcacattttgttactcatcagcatactcacacaggtgagaagccgtattcctgttctgagtgtgggaaatgttttacacagaaatcagctcttgttacacatcagagaagtcacacaggtgagaagccgtattcctgttctgagtgtggtatatgttttgcacagaaaccaaatcttgttacacatcagagaagtcacacaggtgagaagccgttttcctgttctgagtgtgggaaatgttttacacagaaatcagctcttgttacacatcagagaagtcacacaggtgagaagccgtattcctgttctgagtgtggtatatgttttgcacagaaaccaaatcttgttacacatcagagaagtcacacaggtgagaagccgtatttctgttctgagtgtgggaaatgtttcgcagttaaatcagttcttgttacacatcagagaagtcacacaggtgagaagccgttttcctgttctgagtgtgggaaatgttttacacagaaatcagctcttgttacacatcagagaagtcacacaggtgagaagccgtattcctgttctgagtgtggtaaatgttttgcacagaaaccaaatcttgttacacatcagagaagtcacacaggtgagaagccgtatttctgttctgagtgtgggaaatgttttacacagaaatcagctcttgttacacatcagagaagtcacacaggtgagaagccattttcctgttctgagtgtggtaaatgttttgcacagaaatcacattttgttattcatcagcatactcacacaggtgagaagccgtattcctgttctgagtgtgggaaatgttttacacagaaatcagctcttgttacacatcagagaagtcacacaggtgagaagccgtattcctgttctgagtgtggtatatgttttgcacagaaaccaaatcttgctacacatcagagaactcactcag gtgagaagccgtattcctgttctgagtgtgggaaatgttttacacagaaatcagctcttgttacacatcagagaagtcacacaggtgagaagccgtattcctgttctgagtgtggtatatgttttgcacagaaaccaaatcttgttacacatcagagaagtcacacaggtgagaagccgtatttctgttctgagtgtgggaaatgtttcgcagttaaatcagttcttgttacacatcagagaagtcacacaggtgagaagccgttttcctgttctgagtgtgggaaatgttttacacagaaatcagctcttgttacacatcagagaagtcacacaggtgagaagccgtattcctgttctgagtgtggtaaatgttttgcacagaaaccaaatcttgttacacatcagagaagtcacacaggtgagaagccgttttcctgttctgagtgtgggaaatgttttacacagaaatcagctcttgttacacatcagagaagtcacacaggtgagaagccgtattcctgttctgagtgtggtatatgttttgcacagaaaccaaatcttgttacacatcagagaagtcacacaggtgagaagccgtatttctgttctgagtgtgggaaatgtttcgcagttaaatcagttcttgttacacatcagagaagtcacacaggtgagaagccgttttcctgttctgagtgtgggaaatgttttacacagaaatcagctcttgttacacatcagagaagtcacacaggtgagaagccgtattcctgttctgagtgtggtaaatgttttgcacagaaaccaaatcttgttacacatcagagaagtcacacaggtgagaagccgtatttctgttctgagtgtgggaaatgttttacacagaaatcagctcttgttacacatcagagaagtcacacaggtgagaagccgtattcctgttctgagtgtggtaaatgttttgcacagaaaccaaatcttgttacacatcagagaagtcacacaggtgagaagccgttttcctgttctgagtgtgggaaatgttttgcatggaaatcacaacttgttacacatcagcgatttcacaggtga
- the LOC134983818 gene encoding zinc finger protein 585A-like isoform X1, with protein MLSPDCDIIQDSPGDNPITPIIHPALSADPSDPGKCSPDHSDIGASVTALRVDTVFPCSIDTKCFTQNTKLITHHPAKAGERPLICSECGKCFACNSNLATHQRSHSGENPFSCSECGKCFAFKSHFVTHQHTHTGEKPYSCSECGKCFTQKSALVTHQRSHTGEKPYSCSECGICFAQKPNLVTHQRSHTGEKPYFCSECGKCFAVKSHFVTHQHTHTGEKPYSCSECGKCFTQKSALVTHQRSHTGEKPYSCSECGICFAQKPNLATHQRSHSGENPFSCSECGKCFAFKSHFVTHQHTHTGEKPYSCSECGKCFTQKSALVTHQRSHTGEKPYSCSECGICFAQKPNLVTHQRSHTGEKPFSCSECGKCFTQKSALVTHQRSHTGEKPYSCSECGICFAQKPNLVTHQRSHTGEKPYFCSECGKCFAVKSVLVTHQRSHTGEKPFSCSECGKCFTQKSALVTHQRSHTGEKPYSCSECGKCFAQKPNLVTHQRSHTGEKPYFCSECGKCFTQKSALVTHQRSHTGEKPFSCSECGKCFAQKSHFVIHQHTHTGEKPYSCSECGKCFTQKSALVTHQRSHTGEKPYSCSECGICFAQKPNLATHQRTHSGENPFSCSECGKCFAFKSHFVTHQHTHTGEKPYSCSECGKCFTQKSALVTHQRSHTGEKPYSCSECGICFAQKPNLVTHQRSHTGEKPYFCSECGKCFAVKSVLVTHQRSHTGEKPFSCSECGKCFTQKSALVTHQRSHTGEKPYSCSECGKCFAQKPNLVTHQRSHTGEKPFSCSECGKCFTQKSALVTHQRSHTGEKPYSCSECGICFAQKPNLVTHQRSHTGEKPYFCSECGKCFAVKSVLVTHQRSHTGEKPFSCSECGKCFTQKSALVTHQRSHTGEKPYSCSECGKCFAQKPNLVTHQRSHTGEKPYFCSECGKCFTQKSALVTHQRSHTGEKPYSCSECGKCFAQKPNLVTHQRSHTGEKPFSCSECGKCFAWKSQLVTHQRFHR; from the coding sequence atgttatccccggattgtgacattatacaggattctccaggagataatcccattaccccaattatacatccagctctatcagctgatccctctgatcctgggaaatgttctcctgatcactctgatattggtgcatctgttacagctctgagagtagatacagtgtttccatgttctatagataccaaatgttttacacagaacacaaagcttattacccatcatccagctaaggcaggtgagaggccactgatatgttctgagtgtgggaaatgttttgcatgcaactcaaatcttgctacacatcagagaagtcactcaggtgagaatccgttttcctgttctgagtgtgggaaatgttttgcattcaaatcacattttgttactcatcagcatactcacacaggtgagaagccgtattcctgttctgagtgtgggaaatgttttacacagaaatcagctcttgttacacatcagagaagtcacacaggtgagaagccgtattcctgttctgagtgtggtatatgttttgcacagaaaccaaatcttgttacacatcagagaagtcacacaggtgagaagccgtatttctgttctgagtgtgggaaatgtttcgcagttaaatcacattttgttactcatcagcatactcacacaggtgagaagccgtattcctgttctgagtgtgggaaatgttttacacagaaatcagctcttgttacacatcagagaagtcacacaggtgagaagccgtattcctgttctgagtgtggtatatgttttgcacagaaaccaaatcttgctacacatcagagaagtcactcaggtgagaatccgttttcctgttctgagtgtgggaaatgttttgcattcaaatcacattttgttactcatcagcatactcacacaggtgagaagccgtattcctgttctgagtgtgggaaatgttttacacagaaatcagctcttgttacacatcagagaagtcacacaggtgagaagccgtattcctgttctgagtgtggtatatgttttgcacagaaaccaaatcttgttacacatcagagaagtcacacaggtgagaagccgttttcctgttctgagtgtgggaaatgttttacacagaaatcagctcttgttacacatcagagaagtcacacaggtgagaagccgtattcctgttctgagtgtggtatatgttttgcacagaaaccaaatcttgttacacatcagagaagtcacacaggtgagaagccgtatttctgttctgagtgtgggaaatgtttcgcagttaaatcagttcttgttacacatcagagaagtcacacaggtgagaagccgttttcctgttctgagtgtgggaaatgttttacacagaaatcagctcttgttacacatcagagaagtcacacaggtgagaagccgtattcctgttctgagtgtggtaaatgttttgcacagaaaccaaatcttgttacacatcagagaagtcacacaggtgagaagccgtatttctgttctgagtgtgggaaatgttttacacagaaatcagctcttgttacacatcagagaagtcacacaggtgagaagccattttcctgttctgagtgtggtaaatgttttgcacagaaatcacattttgttattcatcagcatactcacacaggtgagaagccgtattcctgttctgagtgtgggaaatgttttacacagaaatcagctcttgttacacatcagagaagtcacacaggtgagaagccgtattcctgttctgagtgtggtatatgttttgcacagaaaccaaatcttgctacacatcagagaactcactcaggtgagaatccgttttcctgttctgagtgtgggaaatgttttgcattcaaatcacattttgttactcatcagcatactcacacaggtgagaagccgtattcctgttctgagtgtgggaaatgttttacacagaaatcagctcttgttacacatcagagaagtcacacaggtgagaagccgtattcctgttctgagtgtggtatatgttttgcacagaaaccaaatcttgttacacatcagagaagtcacacaggtgagaagccgtatttctgttctgagtgtgggaaatgtttcgcagttaaatcagttcttgttacacatcagagaagtcacacaggtgagaagccgttttcctgttctgagtgtgggaaatgttttacacagaaatcagctcttgttacacatcagagaagtcacacaggtgagaagccgtattcctgttctgagtgtggtaaatgttttgcacagaaaccaaatcttgttacacatcagagaagtcacacaggtgagaagccgttttcctgttctgagtgtgggaaatgttttacacagaaatcagctcttgttacacatcagagaagtcacacaggtgagaagccgtattcctgttctgagtgtggtatatgttttgcacagaaaccaaatcttgttacacatcagagaagtcacacaggtgagaagccgtatttctgttctgagtgtgggaaatgtttcgcagttaaatcagttcttgttacacatcagagaagtcacacaggtgagaagccgttttcctgttctgagtgtgggaaatgttttacacagaaatcagctcttgttacacatcagagaagtcacacaggtgagaagccgtattcctgttctgagtgtggtaaatgttttgcacagaaaccaaatcttgttacacatcagagaagtcacacaggtgagaagccgtatttctgttctgagtgtgggaaatgttttacacagaaatcagctcttgttacacatcagagaagtcacacaggtgagaagccgtattcctgttctgagtgtggtaaatgttttgcacagaaaccaaatcttgttacacatcagagaagtcacacaggtgagaagccgttttcctgttctgagtgtgggaaatgttttgcatggaaatcacaacttgttacacatcagcgatttcacaggtga